One segment of Polaribacter huanghezhanensis DNA contains the following:
- a CDS encoding pyridoxal phosphate-dependent decarboxylase family protein, with protein sequence MSELSNDLILFNELVEVLLNEEENHPVAKRIDSDVLYETIDLSLHKDALVDDVFKKVLKEVLITTPKTATNLFFNQLFGGRQSKAVLGDLLAVLLNNSMYTYKVAGPQVGIEQEIIRQSCNMIGYGSQSNGTFPTGGSMSNYMALIMARDVKDPDCRQNGMSKSLVVYTSKESHYSNAKNASFAGIGKANIRYIEADEKGRMIPAKLEAQINLDIENGKIPTFVNATAGTTVLGAFDPIDAIATITEKHNIWLHVDGAYCGSVIFSEAKRHLLKGMERSDSFSYNAHKMIGTPLTCSLILVKDKKHLHDSFSNDADYLYQTDGDDFNLGKTSFQCGRRNDALKFWTLWKSIGTNGIEKIVDQQFYLADIARTYVANHPDYTLYSSEDSISICFNYKDIDPKTLCTLLYEHQITVVGFGDFNEDTFIRLVTINATNTEEDILNFFKVLESFVEKNQQVLEVVC encoded by the coding sequence ATGTCTGAATTAAGTAATGATTTAATCCTTTTTAATGAACTGGTTGAAGTTTTATTAAACGAAGAAGAGAATCATCCAGTTGCAAAACGCATAGACTCAGATGTTTTATACGAAACTATTGATTTATCTCTTCATAAAGACGCATTAGTTGATGACGTCTTTAAAAAAGTGCTTAAAGAAGTACTTATTACTACGCCAAAAACAGCAACAAACTTATTTTTTAATCAACTTTTTGGAGGAAGACAAAGCAAAGCTGTTTTAGGAGATTTATTGGCTGTTTTGTTAAATAACAGCATGTACACATATAAAGTTGCTGGTCCGCAAGTTGGCATTGAACAAGAAATTATTAGACAATCTTGCAATATGATTGGTTATGGATCGCAAAGTAACGGAACTTTTCCTACTGGTGGATCAATGAGTAATTATATGGCGTTGATTATGGCTAGAGATGTAAAAGATCCAGATTGTAGACAAAACGGAATGTCGAAGTCTTTAGTTGTTTATACGTCTAAAGAATCTCATTATTCCAATGCGAAAAATGCAAGTTTTGCCGGAATTGGAAAAGCGAATATTCGATATATAGAAGCTGATGAAAAAGGGCGTATGATTCCTGCTAAATTAGAAGCACAAATTAATCTTGATATTGAGAATGGAAAGATTCCAACTTTTGTAAATGCAACGGCAGGAACAACTGTTTTAGGAGCTTTTGATCCGATAGATGCAATTGCTACTATTACAGAAAAACACAATATTTGGTTGCATGTAGATGGCGCATATTGTGGTTCTGTTATTTTTAGTGAAGCAAAAAGACATTTGTTAAAAGGAATGGAACGATCTGATTCTTTTAGTTATAATGCGCATAAAATGATTGGAACGCCATTGACGTGTTCTCTTATTTTAGTGAAAGATAAAAAGCATCTTCATGATTCTTTTAGCAATGATGCAGATTATTTGTATCAAACGGATGGGGATGATTTCAATTTAGGAAAAACATCTTTTCAATGTGGACGAAGAAATGACGCATTGAAGTTTTGGACCTTGTGGAAATCAATCGGAACAAATGGAATTGAAAAAATTGTAGACCAACAATTTTATTTGGCAGATATTGCGAGGACTTATGTTGCAAATCATCCAGATTATACCTTGTATAGTTCTGAAGATTCAATTTCTATCTGCTTTAACTATAAAGATATTGACCCAAAAACATTGTGTACGTTGTTGTACGAACACCAAATAACCGTTGTTGGTTTTGGTGATTTTAATGAAGATACTTTTATAAGGTTGGTTACTATAAACGCAACAAACACTGAAGAAGATATTTTAAATTTCTTTAAAGTATTGGAAAGTTTTGTAGAAAAAAATCAACAAGTTTTAGAAGTTGTTTGTTAG
- a CDS encoding cysteine dioxygenase produces MESTKNTQNSLQKLSELIQVLDEEERANYTAILKSMELPIAEFKKYATWSETCYTRNCIAENENFELILICWEKEQVTAIHDHGGEECWVYFVDGTFREHIYTESERGELDIVKTTNLNAGDVSYMIDFMGFHNLENTSNKRSMSLHLYAKPIKNCNVYDSEKNEFVCKEMSYDTVKGVQQSTIKKNNNICLN; encoded by the coding sequence TTGGAATCTACAAAAAATACTCAAAACTCATTACAAAAGCTTTCGGAACTTATTCAGGTTTTAGATGAAGAAGAGAGGGCGAATTACACTGCTATTTTAAAATCTATGGAACTGCCAATTGCTGAATTTAAAAAATATGCAACGTGGTCAGAAACCTGTTATACTCGAAACTGTATTGCAGAAAACGAAAACTTTGAATTGATCCTAATTTGCTGGGAAAAAGAACAAGTTACTGCAATTCACGATCATGGTGGAGAAGAATGTTGGGTGTATTTTGTTGATGGAACTTTTAGAGAACATATTTATACCGAAAGCGAAAGGGGAGAGTTAGACATTGTTAAAACGACTAACTTAAATGCAGGAGATGTTTCTTACATGATCGATTTTATGGGTTTTCATAATTTGGAAAACACATCCAACAAACGAAGCATGTCGTTACATTTGTATGCAAAACCAATTAAGAACTGCAATGTGTACGATTCAGAAAAAAATGAATTTGTTTGTAAGGAGATGTCTTATGACACCGTCAAAGGAGTACAACAATCAACCATAAAAAAGAACAACAATATATGTCTGAATTAA
- a CDS encoding (2Fe-2S)-binding protein, translated as MKTLTINGKNHSLEAQDDMPLLWAIRDIIGLTGTKYGCGISQCGACSVLIDGEVVRSCSLPVSYGLGKQITTIEGKTDNLEYLREAWEEINVPQCGYCQSGQLIAATSLLNSNPNPTDQDIDDAMSGNICRCGTYPRIRKAIHTAVKLKNK; from the coding sequence TTGAAAACACTTACAATCAACGGAAAAAACCACAGCCTAGAAGCGCAAGATGATATGCCTTTGCTATGGGCAATTAGAGATATTATTGGATTGACAGGAACAAAATACGGCTGCGGCATTAGTCAATGCGGTGCTTGTTCTGTTTTAATTGATGGAGAAGTAGTTCGTTCTTGCAGTTTGCCTGTAAGTTATGGACTTGGAAAACAAATTACAACCATAGAAGGAAAAACAGATAATCTTGAATATTTAAGAGAAGCTTGGGAAGAAATTAATGTTCCGCAATGTGGTTATTGTCAGTCTGGACAATTAATTGCTGCAACTTCTTTACTTAACAGCAACCCAAACCCAACAGACCAAGATATTGATGACGCCATGAGTGGTAATATTTGTAGATGCGGAACCTATCCAAGAATTAGAAAAGCAATTCACACTGCTGTAAAACTTAAAAACAAATAG
- a CDS encoding xanthine dehydrogenase family protein molybdopterin-binding subunit: MEGMQNMSRRNFVKVFGLASGGLIIGCQFISENEIVRIDDGTTFTPNLFIQLKKDGKLILVCSRSEMGQGIRTSLTSAIADEMDADWKYVSVEQATGDKKFGNQNTDGSRSVRTILEPMRKMGATAKAILISAAAKRWQVSESDCTAENHYVINKNNDKKLFFGDLVEDAMQIDIPKDIKLKDKKDFKYIGKSLKSIDINHFTHGSAIYGLDARLPNMKFATVARCPSAFGTVKSVDKTNALKVAGVVDIIELEQVKKPFGMFGGVAVIATNTWAAIQGKNKLDITWNNGRNGKYDSKKYMQKITNRVHNKAKVVPPTTGNVNEAFSKASQIVEATYQLPHLAHAPMETPNALAWVHDGKCEVWAPLQDPQTARDDVAAYLGIDKENVTINVTFLGGGFGRKSKPDFVNEAVALSKKMNAPVQVVWTREDDVQNSYYHATDAQYLKASLDKNGTVTGWLHRTAFPSINSTFMPGVDYAAGWEIGQGMNNNPFEIENTRFENAKAEAYVRIGWLRSVCSVFHSFGINSFIDELADKAKKDPLQFKLDLIGKDRIRKENSPHPLNTKRLKNVMNIAAKKADWGRNLPKGHGLGIAFYYSFYSYVATVVEVSVINNKVKLHNIWTVLDCGMILNKDNVLNQMQGAAVFGTSIALYGKITAKDGAIEQSNFHDYKMARMNDIPPIDVTLVESDEAPTGVGEPGVPPIAPAIVNAIFNATGKRYRSLPLSDHGLV; the protein is encoded by the coding sequence ATGGAAGGTATGCAAAACATGAGCCGTAGAAATTTCGTGAAAGTTTTTGGTTTGGCTTCAGGAGGATTAATTATTGGATGTCAATTTATCTCAGAAAATGAAATTGTTAGAATTGATGACGGAACCACTTTTACTCCGAATTTATTTATACAATTAAAAAAAGACGGAAAATTAATTTTAGTCTGTTCTCGTTCAGAAATGGGACAAGGAATTAGAACCTCTTTGACTTCTGCTATTGCAGATGAAATGGATGCTGATTGGAAGTATGTTTCTGTAGAACAAGCAACTGGAGATAAAAAATTCGGAAATCAGAATACAGATGGTTCTCGTAGTGTAAGAACTATTTTAGAGCCGATGCGTAAAATGGGCGCAACTGCAAAAGCAATTTTAATTAGTGCTGCTGCAAAAAGATGGCAAGTTTCTGAATCAGATTGTACAGCAGAAAATCATTATGTCATCAATAAAAATAATGACAAAAAACTCTTTTTTGGTGATTTAGTTGAAGATGCAATGCAAATTGATATTCCTAAAGACATAAAACTTAAAGACAAAAAAGACTTTAAATATATTGGTAAATCTTTAAAAAGCATTGACATCAATCATTTTACACATGGTTCTGCCATCTACGGATTGGATGCTCGTTTGCCAAACATGAAATTCGCAACCGTTGCTCGTTGTCCGTCTGCTTTTGGAACTGTAAAAAGCGTTGACAAAACCAATGCTCTTAAAGTTGCTGGTGTTGTAGATATTATTGAATTAGAACAAGTAAAAAAACCTTTCGGAATGTTTGGCGGAGTTGCAGTAATTGCTACAAACACTTGGGCGGCAATACAAGGAAAAAATAAATTAGACATTACTTGGAATAACGGTAGAAATGGAAAATACGACAGTAAAAAGTACATGCAAAAAATTACCAATCGTGTCCATAATAAAGCAAAAGTTGTTCCGCCAACAACAGGAAATGTAAATGAGGCTTTTTCTAAAGCTTCTCAAATTGTTGAAGCAACGTATCAATTACCACATTTGGCACATGCACCAATGGAAACACCAAATGCTTTGGCTTGGGTTCATGATGGAAAATGTGAAGTTTGGGCGCCATTACAAGATCCACAAACTGCAAGAGATGATGTGGCTGCATATTTAGGAATAGACAAAGAAAATGTAACCATTAATGTTACTTTTTTAGGCGGTGGATTTGGACGGAAATCAAAACCAGATTTTGTAAATGAAGCTGTTGCCTTGTCTAAAAAAATGAATGCTCCAGTGCAAGTAGTCTGGACACGAGAAGATGATGTTCAAAATAGTTATTATCACGCTACAGATGCACAATATTTAAAAGCATCCTTAGATAAGAATGGGACAGTAACAGGTTGGTTACACAGAACTGCATTTCCTTCTATAAACTCAACTTTTATGCCGGGTGTAGATTATGCTGCTGGTTGGGAAATTGGTCAAGGAATGAATAACAACCCTTTTGAAATTGAAAACACCCGTTTTGAAAATGCCAAAGCAGAAGCATATGTTAGAATTGGCTGGCTGCGTTCTGTTTGTTCAGTTTTTCATAGTTTCGGAATCAATTCTTTTATAGACGAATTAGCAGATAAAGCGAAAAAAGATCCGTTACAATTTAAATTAGATTTAATTGGTAAAGACAGAATCAGAAAAGAAAACTCTCCGCATCCATTAAACACAAAACGTTTAAAAAATGTGATGAACATTGCTGCAAAAAAAGCTGATTGGGGAAGAAATTTACCGAAAGGACATGGCTTAGGAATTGCCTTTTATTATAGTTTTTATAGTTATGTTGCAACTGTTGTAGAAGTTTCTGTAATCAACAACAAAGTAAAACTCCATAACATTTGGACCGTTTTAGATTGCGGTATGATCCTTAACAAAGACAATGTACTAAACCAAATGCAAGGTGCTGCCGTTTTTGGAACATCAATTGCTTTATATGGAAAAATTACGGCGAAAGACGGAGCTATAGAGCAAAGTAATTTTCACGATTATAAAATGGCAAGAATGAATGACATTCCGCCAATTGATGTAACTCTTGTAGAAAGCGATGAAGCTCCAACCGGAGTTGGAGAGCCGGGAGTTCCGCCAATTGCACCAGCAATTGTAAATGCAATTTTTAATGCAACAGGAAAAAGATATCGTTCTTTACCATTGTCTGATCACGGCTTGGTATAA
- a CDS encoding nucleotidyltransferase family protein, whose translation MKKETVLIILAGGKSSRMDFPKGLLKHKNHFWILSQMESFIGEKITIGLGFDYQLYFDAIPWLAKAVEKPQNYQQKIVHVVINKTPEFGLFSTVQSVLKTLDTNHQAVILPIDVPLLKSSELKKIIDTENEIVIPTYNNKNGHPVKLAPKFWKSLLELNITDKNSRLDLQIKKRNASKISLVEINDASILKNLNTPKDWQAFTS comes from the coding sequence ATGAAAAAAGAAACAGTTCTTATTATTCTTGCAGGCGGAAAATCATCTAGAATGGATTTCCCAAAAGGCTTGTTGAAACACAAGAATCATTTTTGGATACTTTCTCAAATGGAATCTTTTATTGGAGAAAAAATTACTATTGGATTAGGTTTTGATTATCAATTGTATTTTGATGCCATTCCTTGGCTAGCAAAAGCTGTTGAAAAGCCACAAAATTATCAACAGAAGATAGTGCATGTGGTTATTAATAAAACTCCAGAATTTGGATTGTTCTCTACAGTACAATCTGTTTTGAAAACTCTCGATACAAATCATCAAGCAGTCATTTTACCGATTGATGTTCCATTATTAAAATCATCAGAATTGAAAAAAATTATTGATACAGAAAATGAAATTGTCATTCCGACTTACAACAACAAAAACGGGCATCCAGTGAAATTAGCTCCAAAATTCTGGAAATCACTTTTAGAATTAAATATAACCGATAAAAACTCCAGATTAGATCTTCAAATCAAAAAAAGAAATGCATCAAAAATTTCATTGGTAGAAATTAATGATGCATCTATTTTAAAAAATTTAAACACGCCAAAAGATTGGCAAGCATTTACTTCTTAA
- a CDS encoding SulP family inorganic anion transporter: protein MTEFIRKRVKNVKNDVLSGITVALALVPEAVAFAFVAGVDPLVGLYAAFMVGLVTSIFGGRPGMISGATGALAVVMVSLVSEGNAMGSPDENLGLYYLFATVILMGLIQISAGVFKLGKFVRLIPHPVMMGFVNGLAIVIFLAQLGMFKSTVNGEKVWLEGNSLWYMVGLVLLTMLIMWGLPKIKVTKKLPEALIAILVVAGIVIFANLDVATVGSFIRDGGGEGLKGGLPTLHLETFSKIPMNFETLKFIFPYALILAAIGLIESLMTLNLIDDLTETRGNTNRECVAQGSANMLTGLFGGMGGCAMIGQSIINIKGGGRGRLSGITAAVMLLIFIVFASSYIERVPIAALVGVMFMVVIGTFAWSSFRILNKIPRTDVFVLILVSGLTVIFDLAIAVLAGVIVSALVFSWENAKRIRARKRLKEDGTKVYEIWGPLFFGSISAFNDKFDVKNDPQHIEIDFVEARISDHSAIEAIFALVEKYQAEGKSIVLKHLSEDCKVLLYKSSPIFAGIIEEAIDDPRYHLAANPEDFTKPLSEYKF, encoded by the coding sequence ATGACTGAATTTATTAGAAAAAGAGTTAAAAACGTAAAGAATGATGTCTTATCAGGAATTACAGTTGCTTTAGCTTTAGTGCCAGAAGCTGTTGCTTTTGCATTTGTTGCCGGAGTGGATCCGTTAGTAGGATTGTATGCTGCATTTATGGTTGGTTTAGTTACGTCTATTTTTGGTGGAAGACCAGGAATGATTTCTGGAGCAACAGGTGCTTTGGCTGTTGTAATGGTGAGCTTGGTTTCTGAAGGAAATGCAATGGGAAGTCCTGATGAAAATTTAGGATTGTACTATTTATTTGCAACCGTAATTTTAATGGGATTGATACAAATTTCTGCTGGAGTTTTTAAATTAGGAAAGTTTGTAAGATTGATTCCGCACCCAGTAATGATGGGATTTGTAAACGGATTGGCAATTGTCATCTTTTTAGCACAATTGGGCATGTTTAAGTCAACTGTAAATGGCGAAAAAGTTTGGTTAGAAGGGAATAGTTTGTGGTATATGGTTGGTTTGGTTTTATTAACGATGCTTATTATGTGGGGATTGCCAAAGATAAAAGTAACCAAAAAATTACCTGAAGCCCTCATTGCTATTTTGGTTGTAGCCGGAATTGTAATTTTTGCAAACTTAGACGTTGCAACCGTTGGTTCATTTATTAGAGATGGTGGAGGAGAAGGCTTAAAAGGTGGATTACCAACATTGCATTTAGAAACATTTTCTAAAATCCCAATGAATTTTGAAACCTTGAAATTCATTTTTCCATACGCTTTAATTTTAGCAGCAATCGGTTTGATTGAATCGTTAATGACCTTGAATTTAATTGATGATTTAACAGAAACCAGAGGGAACACAAATAGAGAATGTGTGGCGCAAGGAAGTGCAAATATGCTTACCGGTTTGTTTGGTGGAATGGGAGGTTGTGCAATGATTGGACAATCAATTATCAATATAAAAGGTGGTGGAAGAGGAAGATTATCTGGAATTACAGCAGCTGTTATGTTGCTTATTTTTATCGTTTTTGCATCTTCTTATATAGAGCGAGTTCCAATTGCAGCGCTAGTTGGAGTAATGTTTATGGTCGTAATCGGAACATTTGCTTGGTCTAGTTTTAGAATTTTAAATAAAATACCAAGAACCGATGTTTTTGTATTGATATTGGTTTCTGGTTTAACAGTAATTTTCGATTTGGCAATTGCTGTTTTAGCTGGAGTTATTGTAAGTGCGTTGGTTTTTTCTTGGGAAAATGCAAAACGAATTAGAGCAAGAAAACGTCTTAAAGAAGACGGAACAAAAGTATACGAAATTTGGGGGCCATTATTCTTTGGAAGTATTTCTGCATTTAACGATAAGTTTGATGTTAAAAATGATCCACAACATATAGAAATTGATTTTGTAGAAGCTAGAATTAGCGATCATTCTGCCATTGAAGCAATTTTTGCCTTGGTAGAAAAATACCAAGCAGAAGGAAAATCGATTGTGTTAAAACATTTAAGTGAAGATTGTAAGGTTTTATTGTATAAGTCAAGTCCAATTTTTGCCGGAATTATAGAAGAAGCAATTGATGATCCACGGTATCATTTGGCTGCAAATCCAGAAGATTTTACAAAACCATTGTCAGAATATAAATTTTAA
- a CDS encoding NUDIX hydrolase: MYKVFVNDKPIILTDSLKKNNNYRVYIFKDIVIDEILHKLKRGNSKGVNLFCANLEKDWKTFKNHFKVVSAAGGLVLNPKEEILFIYRLGFWDLPKGRIEKGETIEETAVREVEEECGVKGLVLENPLKITYHLFIMDDLQQLKITHWFLMKTDFQEKLTPQLEEGITKVAFKNEAQVNEAMQNTYANIRLVLDSYKQL; the protein is encoded by the coding sequence ATGTATAAAGTTTTTGTAAATGATAAGCCAATTATTTTAACAGATTCATTAAAAAAAAACAACAATTACCGTGTTTATATTTTTAAAGATATTGTTATTGATGAAATCTTGCACAAACTAAAAAGAGGCAATTCTAAAGGTGTAAATTTATTTTGTGCAAATCTTGAAAAAGATTGGAAAACGTTTAAAAACCATTTCAAAGTAGTTTCTGCCGCTGGCGGATTGGTTTTAAATCCAAAGGAAGAAATACTTTTTATTTATAGACTTGGTTTTTGGGATTTGCCAAAAGGAAGAATTGAAAAAGGGGAAACCATAGAAGAAACTGCTGTTAGAGAAGTAGAAGAAGAATGCGGAGTGAAAGGTTTGGTTTTAGAAAATCCTTTAAAAATAACGTATCATTTGTTTATTATGGATGACCTTCAGCAATTAAAAATCACCCATTGGTTTTTAATGAAAACAGATTTTCAAGAAAAATTAACACCACAATTAGAAGAGGGAATTACCAAAGTAGCATTTAAAAATGAAGCTCAAGTTAATGAAGCAATGCAGAATACATACGCAAACATTAGATTGGTTCTAGATTCTTATAAGCAGTTATAA
- the pyrE gene encoding orotate phosphoribosyltransferase, whose amino-acid sequence MILNKDTAKKTAELLLQVKAIKLNPSQPFVWASGWNSPIYCDNRITLSYPSVRNFLKEELAKLVEQKHGKPDVIAGVATGAIAIGVLVAQELGVPFVYVRPEAKKHGRKNLIEGYIEEGQNVVVIEDLISTGKSSLLAVEALKEANVNIKGMVAIFTYGFEIADNNFKESNVELTTLSSYEYLLEQALDSSYISDKELNTLYDWRKNPSEWNQ is encoded by the coding sequence ATGATTTTAAACAAAGATACAGCAAAAAAAACTGCTGAACTTTTATTGCAAGTAAAAGCCATAAAGTTAAATCCTTCACAGCCTTTTGTTTGGGCTTCTGGATGGAATTCTCCAATCTATTGTGATAATAGAATTACCTTATCTTATCCATCTGTTAGAAATTTTTTAAAAGAAGAACTTGCTAAATTAGTTGAACAAAAACATGGAAAACCAGATGTTATTGCTGGTGTTGCAACTGGTGCAATTGCAATTGGAGTTCTCGTTGCTCAAGAATTGGGTGTTCCGTTTGTGTATGTGAGACCAGAAGCAAAAAAACATGGACGTAAAAATCTGATTGAAGGTTACATTGAAGAAGGGCAAAATGTTGTTGTTATTGAAGATTTAATTAGCACCGGAAAAAGTAGTTTATTGGCTGTTGAAGCATTAAAAGAAGCCAATGTAAACATTAAAGGAATGGTTGCAATTTTTACCTACGGGTTTGAAATTGCTGACAATAATTTTAAAGAAAGTAATGTAGAATTAACTACCTTAAGTAGTTACGAATATTTACTAGAACAAGCGTTAGACAGCAGTTACATTTCAGATAAAGAATTAAATACACTATACGATTGGAGGAAAAATCCAAGCGAGTGGAATCAATAA
- a CDS encoding SRPBCC family protein → MNLESTKVTVAKSSKEVFEFLINLQNFEQLMPENTQKFEVDRDSFLFALKGMPEIRLVLKEKTAFSNITLGAASSKLPFTLSANISELTNDKSEVQLFFSGDFNPMMAMMVKKPLTKFIEVLAENISKL, encoded by the coding sequence ATGAATTTAGAAAGCACAAAAGTTACCGTTGCAAAATCTTCAAAAGAAGTTTTTGAGTTTTTAATCAATCTTCAAAACTTTGAACAATTAATGCCAGAAAACACGCAAAAATTTGAAGTTGATCGAGATTCGTTTTTATTTGCTTTAAAAGGAATGCCAGAAATTAGATTGGTGTTAAAAGAGAAAACAGCATTTTCGAACATTACTTTAGGAGCTGCAAGCAGCAAATTACCATTTACTTTGTCTGCAAACATTTCAGAGTTAACTAATGATAAAAGTGAAGTTCAATTGTTCTTTAGTGGCGATTTTAATCCGATGATGGCAATGATGGTTAAAAAACCATTGACGAAGTTTATTGAGGTTTTGGCTGAAAATATTTCTAAACTTTAG
- a CDS encoding biotin--[acetyl-CoA-carboxylase] ligase yields MRIIKLNAIDSTNSFLKEMAQSSLLENFTVIVAKKQIKGRGQMGTSWLSEANKNLLCSVFVRFDSFPAMHKVLVNYAVSIALVNVLNSYKMPKVAIKWPNDILSSNKKICGILVENVMQKNEIKSSIIGVGLNVNQLNFPTNFNATSMLKEIETEVDIDEFLNLLIAELKTQISYITNSSTNVLKKNYLKHLYRKNIPAMFKNSKGVLFMGKIVDVSSIGKLQIELEDDSIKEFGIKEVSFV; encoded by the coding sequence ATGAGGATAATCAAACTTAATGCCATCGATTCTACCAATTCTTTTTTAAAGGAAATGGCACAATCTTCGTTGTTAGAAAATTTTACAGTTATTGTTGCTAAGAAACAAATAAAAGGGAGAGGGCAAATGGGAACAAGTTGGCTTTCTGAAGCCAATAAAAACTTATTGTGCAGTGTGTTTGTTAGGTTTGATTCTTTTCCTGCAATGCATAAGGTTTTGGTTAATTATGCAGTTTCAATTGCGCTTGTGAATGTGCTAAATAGCTATAAAATGCCTAAAGTAGCAATTAAATGGCCGAACGACATTTTGTCATCAAATAAGAAAATATGTGGTATTTTGGTAGAAAATGTCATGCAAAAAAACGAAATTAAATCGTCTATTATTGGTGTAGGATTAAATGTAAATCAACTAAATTTCCCAACTAATTTTAATGCAACTTCTATGTTAAAAGAAATAGAAACCGAAGTAGATATTGATGAATTTTTAAATTTATTAATTGCTGAATTAAAAACTCAAATTTCTTATATAACAAATTCATCTACAAATGTTTTAAAGAAAAATTATTTAAAACATTTGTATAGGAAAAATATCCCTGCGATGTTTAAAAACAGCAAAGGCGTTTTGTTTATGGGTAAAATTGTTGACGTTTCTTCTATTGGTAAACTTCAAATTGAATTAGAAGATGATTCTATCAAGGAATTCGGCATTAAAGAAGTTTCGTTCGTCTAA
- the rsfS gene encoding ribosome silencing factor → MTIKKIDTDELIAEIIKGIDDVKGEDVQLLDLREIENTVCDYFIVCSGNSNTQVKAISGSIQKVVSKSLKDKPWHIEGEINSEWILMDYVNVVVHVFQKQIREFYDIESLWGDAKITTISATN, encoded by the coding sequence ATGACGATAAAAAAAATAGACACAGACGAGTTAATTGCTGAAATAATTAAAGGAATTGATGATGTAAAAGGAGAAGATGTTCAACTACTAGATTTAAGAGAAATTGAAAATACAGTTTGCGATTATTTTATTGTTTGTTCTGGAAATTCTAACACACAAGTTAAAGCCATTTCTGGTTCAATTCAAAAAGTTGTTAGCAAAAGCTTAAAAGACAAACCTTGGCATATAGAAGGAGAAATAAACTCTGAATGGATTTTAATGGATTACGTGAACGTTGTAGTTCATGTTTTTCAAAAACAAATTAGAGAGTTTTACGATATAGAAAGTCTTTGGGGTGATGCTAAAATAACAACAATTAGCGCAACCAATTAA